One segment of Castanea sativa cultivar Marrone di Chiusa Pesio chromosome 3, ASM4071231v1 DNA contains the following:
- the LOC142628587 gene encoding uncharacterized protein LOC142628587 has translation MRHLADSDAWKMFDSTHLQFSSDPRNVRLGLVADGFNPFGILSTTHSTWPVMLVPYNLPPWLCMKWSSLILSLVIPGPKSPGIAIDVYLQPLVEELRELWDVGVEAYDAFSKNVFQLHAALMWTVHDFPAYADVSGWSTKEKNVMDNILGTVLNLKDWTKDNYKARLDLADMGIRSELHLRRKGDDKYTIPPACFDMSTLEKDGFLQVLRDVRVPDGYASNISRRVNLKERKISGLKSHDNDILMQQFLPIALRGSLPSHVTRPLIKLACFFRKICSKTLTVSDIASAEADIVVTLCELEQIFPPCFFTAMVHLVMHLATEAKIGGPVQYRWMYPIERYLSHLKSYVRNRAAPKGCIAERYIVEECLTFCSRYMEGVETIFNRPTRKMEESTRAVSSVALGNRELTQAHRYVLFNSDNIYQFREMHKSLMEDELRRGHSRISNAIIHKHHMEKFCG, from the exons ATGCGGCATCTTGCTGACTCGGATGCATGGAAAATGTTTGACAGTACGCATTTACAGTTCTCGTCTGACCCTCGTAATGTCAGACTTGGTCTAGTTGCGGATGGGTTCAACCCCTTCGGAATTCTGAGTACTACTCACAGCACTTGGCCTGTCATGCTAGTCCCTTACAATCTCCCGCCTTGGCTGTGCATGAAGTGGTCATCTTTGATTCTATCACTAGTTATTCCTGGTCCTAAATCGCCAGGGATTGCGATAGATGTGTACTTACAACCCTTAGTAGAAGAACTGAGGGAATTATGGGATGTTGGAGTAGAAGCGTATGAtgcattttcaaaaaatgtattCCAATTGCATGCAGCATTGATGTGGACCGTACATGATTTTCCTGCCTACGCAGATGTGTCGGGTTGGAGTACGAAGG AGAAGAATGTGATGGACAATATACTTGGCACGGTGTTGAACTTGAAGGATTGGACAAAGGACAATTACAAGGCACGTCTTGACTTGGCGGACATGGGAATAAGGAGTGAGCTCCACCTACGGCGAAAAGGTGATGATAAGTACACAATACCACCCGCGTGTTTTGATATGTCTACATTGGAGAAAGATGGTTTCTTGCAAGTTTTGCGGGACGTCAGAGTGCCTGATGGATATGCTTCCAACATCTCACGCCGTGTCAATCTGAAAGAACGCAAGATTTCTGGTTTAAAGAGTCACGATAATGACATCCTGATGCAACAATTCCTTCCAATTGCTTTACGAGGATCTTTGCCATCGCACGTTACTAGGCCTTTGATAAAGTTAGCATGTTTCTTCAGGAAAATTTGTTCGAAAACCCTTACGGTTTCAGATATAGCGAGTGCTGAGGCAGACATTGTAGTCACGTTGTGTGAATTGGAACAGATATTTCCTCCATGTTTCTTCACTGCGATGGTACATTTGGTCATGCACTTGGCTACTGAAGCCAAGATTGGTGGTCCAGTTCAGTACCGTTGGATGTACCCCATTGAGAG GTACCTCTCACATCTTAAGTCTTATGTAAGAAATAGGGCTGCCCCAAAAGGGTGTATTGCCGAAAGATACATAGTGGAGGAATGTTTAACGTTTTGTTCACGGTATATGGAAGGAGTTGAAACTATATTTAATCGACCCACGAGGAAGATGGAGGAGTCAACAAGGGCGGTTTCAAGTGTGGCATTAGGCAATAGGGAGTTGACCCAAGCTCATCGCTACGTTCTATTCAATTCCGACAACATTTACCAATTTCGTGA GATGCACAAAAGTTTAATGGAGGATGAACTTCGAAGGGGCCACAGTCGTATATCCAATGCTATTATTCATAAGCACCACATGGAGAAGTTTTGTGGCTAG